One genomic window of Hymenobacter sp. J193 includes the following:
- a CDS encoding carboxypeptidase-like regulatory domain-containing protein yields the protein MQQRLLSVLAFFLFLPLLASAQGTENRITGRIVDSKTKEPIPFSSIGMKEEQTGVLTNEYGFFQIAMPEKNESDSLVVIALGYFRKTVPVKRGTKMEDISIEVVKRVIQLGEVKIEGGKVKELGLGSRSSDPGDGMIQGQPGSQYAFFVKNDKGKKLGNIRSVSFYIGEHGFPREPFRVRLYKADGDYNSPNTDLLTENVVVSAPGGGQWYTIDLINYNIPAPEEGFFVAMEWVVSGDKFYTTNFADNYTPYGQIMRPTFEFKESRTWNYSIGKGWSLITLVNNGKYYNAMIKAEVDMIK from the coding sequence ATGCAACAACGTCTACTTTCCGTATTAGCCTTTTTCCTGTTCTTGCCCCTGCTGGCCTCGGCCCAGGGCACAGAGAACCGCATCACCGGCCGCATCGTGGACTCCAAAACCAAGGAGCCGATTCCATTTTCATCCATTGGGATGAAGGAAGAGCAGACCGGGGTACTCACCAACGAGTATGGCTTCTTCCAGATTGCTATGCCCGAGAAAAACGAGTCGGACTCGCTCGTGGTTATTGCGCTGGGCTACTTCCGCAAGACGGTGCCCGTTAAGCGCGGCACCAAGATGGAGGACATCTCCATCGAGGTGGTAAAGCGCGTGATTCAATTGGGCGAAGTAAAAATTGAAGGTGGCAAGGTCAAAGAACTAGGCCTCGGCTCCCGCTCCAGCGACCCAGGCGACGGGATGATCCAAGGGCAGCCGGGCAGCCAGTACGCTTTCTTCGTGAAAAACGACAAAGGCAAGAAGCTGGGCAATATTCGCTCGGTGTCGTTCTACATTGGGGAGCACGGCTTCCCGCGGGAGCCGTTCCGCGTGCGCCTATACAAGGCCGACGGCGACTATAACTCGCCCAACACCGACCTGCTGACGGAAAACGTAGTGGTATCGGCTCCCGGCGGCGGCCAGTGGTATACCATCGATTTGATCAACTACAACATACCGGCCCCCGAGGAAGGCTTCTTCGTGGCTATGGAGTGGGTTGTGAGCGGCGACAAGTTCTACACCACCAATTTTGCCGACAACTACACACCTTACGGCCAGATCATGCGCCCCACGTTCGAGTTCAAGGAAAGCCGCACCTGGAACTATAGCATCGGCAAGGGCTGGAGCCTGATTACGCTTGTGAACAACGGCAAGTACTACAACGCCATGATCAAGGCGGAGGTAGACATGATCAAATAA
- a CDS encoding carboxypeptidase-like regulatory domain-containing protein produces MPQRVLFLFALFLLLPALSFAQANRISGRVVDQKTKEPISFASIGLKEEQAGALTNEYGFFQLPMPDKNATDSLIIMALGYKRTALLVRKGSKMDELIIEVPKLPILLGNVNISASKVKELEMGARNNTPGDGMIQGMPGSQYAFWVKNDKSKKLGMIRSVSFFLSESGFPREPFRVRIYRADGNYSSPNTDLLTENVVVSAPGGGQWFTIDLGAYNIVAPEDGFYVAMEWIVSGDKFYTTNFMDSYTPYGQILRPTFEFKESRTWNYTIGRGWTLITLANNGQRYNAMIKASVDMYKD; encoded by the coding sequence ATGCCGCAACGCGTACTTTTTCTATTTGCACTGTTTCTTCTGCTTCCGGCCCTGAGCTTTGCGCAGGCCAACCGCATTTCGGGCCGGGTGGTAGACCAGAAAACCAAGGAGCCCATTTCCTTTGCCTCCATTGGCCTGAAAGAAGAGCAGGCCGGCGCCCTCACCAACGAGTACGGCTTTTTCCAGCTGCCCATGCCGGACAAAAACGCCACCGACTCCCTCATCATTATGGCCCTGGGCTACAAGCGCACGGCTTTGCTGGTGCGCAAAGGCAGCAAAATGGATGAGCTCATCATTGAGGTTCCTAAGCTGCCCATTCTGCTGGGCAACGTCAACATCTCGGCCAGCAAAGTGAAGGAGCTGGAAATGGGTGCCCGCAACAATACGCCCGGCGACGGGATGATTCAGGGCATGCCCGGCAGCCAGTATGCCTTCTGGGTGAAGAACGACAAAAGCAAAAAGCTGGGCATGATTCGCTCGGTCTCGTTTTTCCTGAGTGAAAGTGGCTTCCCCCGGGAGCCTTTCCGCGTGCGCATCTACCGGGCCGATGGCAACTACAGCTCGCCCAACACCGACCTGCTGACGGAAAACGTGGTGGTGTCGGCGCCCGGCGGCGGCCAGTGGTTTACGATTGACCTGGGTGCTTACAACATCGTGGCACCCGAGGATGGCTTCTACGTAGCTATGGAGTGGATTGTGAGCGGCGACAAGTTCTACACCACCAACTTCATGGACTCCTACACGCCCTACGGCCAGATTCTGCGCCCCACATTCGAGTTCAAGGAAAGCCGTACCTGGAATTACACCATCGGCCGGGGCTGGACGCTCATCACCCTTGCCAACAACGGCCAGCGCTACAACGCCATGATCAAGGCCTCGGTGGATATGTATAAGGACTGA
- a CDS encoding bifunctional UDP-N-acetylmuramoyl-tripeptide:D-alanyl-D-alanine ligase/alanine racemase, with translation MLLFSDLPALVDGTLLQAPAAPAASVQYLLLDSRRVGVAAGSLFFAIRGVQHNGHRYLPELYQRGVRQFVVDSAREIPGGVAAFPEAGFVLVTDSLLALQAVAAHHRAQFRLPVFGITGSNGKTIVKEWLAQLLSPDELLCKSPRSYNSQVGVPLSVWELNRTHTLGIFEAGISEQGEMVRLAAVIQPTLGVFTNLGTAHDAGFSSPAEKVAEKMQLFREVDTLFYCRDHALIHAAAQQQLGASRTFSWSRQHPHDAHVAVTVLEASADRTVVRVAQRRPLPQEHTFTVPFADEPSLENALHCLTVLLWRQVAPAEIQRRLDRLHPVAMRLEMKQALNDCYILDDTYNNDLAGLSLALDALVRQPRRGRRTLILSDVLESGLAGAELYARVAAQLVTHGVERLLAIGPDISAHQSLFAGFAAEFYADTEAFLASFRPDAFRHETILVKGARRFGFERIVAAFQQKIHGTVLEVNLDALVHNLNFYRSRLQPGTKLMVMVKAFAYGSGSYEVANLLQFHRADYLAVAYADEGVELRQQGISLPLMVMNPSPDSLQKLRQCHLEPEIFSFEMLREYVRAAREHPLPPIHLKLDTGMRRLGFAEEDMDELCAVLQAQVGNVRVASLLTHLAGADEAQHNSFSRQQLAAFGRMAPRLEAALGYPVLKHALNSAGIIRFPDSHFDMVRLGIGLYGVEATGQQQDALHPVSTLRTTVSQVKTLAPGQTVGYGRRGQATEYERRIATLAIGYADGYDRRFGNGGGEVVIRGQRAPIVGNVCMDMCMADVTGIAGVQAGDVAEVFGPGITLSELAARIGTIPYELLTNVSARVKRVFVAE, from the coding sequence ATGCTGCTATTCTCTGATTTGCCGGCCCTGGTGGACGGCACGTTGCTTCAGGCTCCGGCCGCCCCGGCGGCTTCGGTGCAGTACCTGCTGCTCGACAGTCGGCGGGTGGGCGTGGCGGCCGGGTCGTTGTTTTTTGCTATTCGCGGGGTGCAGCACAACGGCCACCGCTACCTGCCGGAGCTCTACCAGCGTGGCGTGCGGCAGTTTGTGGTGGATAGCGCCCGGGAAATTCCCGGCGGCGTAGCCGCTTTCCCCGAGGCCGGCTTCGTGCTGGTAACCGACAGTCTGCTGGCTTTGCAGGCGGTGGCGGCCCACCACCGGGCCCAGTTCCGTCTGCCGGTGTTCGGCATCACGGGCTCCAACGGCAAAACCATTGTGAAAGAGTGGCTGGCTCAGCTGCTGAGCCCGGATGAGCTGCTGTGCAAAAGTCCGCGCTCCTACAACTCGCAGGTGGGTGTGCCCCTGAGCGTGTGGGAGCTGAACCGTACGCACACACTGGGTATTTTCGAGGCCGGTATTTCGGAGCAGGGCGAAATGGTCCGGCTGGCGGCCGTAATTCAGCCCACGCTGGGGGTATTCACCAATCTGGGCACCGCCCACGACGCCGGTTTCAGCTCGCCCGCCGAGAAAGTAGCCGAAAAGATGCAGCTGTTCCGGGAGGTGGATACGCTGTTCTACTGCCGCGACCACGCCCTGATTCACGCCGCGGCCCAGCAACAGCTTGGAGCCAGTCGCACCTTCAGCTGGAGCCGGCAGCACCCGCACGACGCCCACGTGGCCGTAACGGTGCTGGAAGCCAGCGCCGACCGCACCGTGGTGCGCGTGGCCCAGCGCCGTCCGCTGCCGCAGGAGCACACGTTCACGGTGCCTTTTGCCGACGAGCCTTCCCTCGAAAATGCCCTGCATTGCCTCACAGTGCTATTGTGGCGGCAGGTGGCGCCCGCCGAAATTCAGCGCCGCCTCGATAGGCTGCACCCGGTGGCCATGCGGCTGGAAATGAAGCAGGCCCTCAACGACTGCTACATCCTCGACGATACCTACAACAATGACCTGGCTGGCCTCAGCCTCGCCCTCGATGCGCTGGTGCGCCAGCCCCGGCGTGGTCGCCGCACGCTTATTTTGTCTGATGTGCTGGAATCCGGCCTCGCGGGGGCGGAGCTGTACGCCCGGGTAGCAGCCCAGCTGGTCACCCACGGCGTGGAGCGGCTCTTGGCCATCGGCCCCGATATCAGCGCCCACCAGAGTTTGTTTGCCGGTTTCGCTGCCGAGTTTTACGCCGACACGGAGGCTTTCCTGGCCAGCTTCCGGCCCGACGCATTCCGGCACGAAACCATTCTGGTGAAGGGCGCCCGGCGGTTTGGGTTCGAGCGGATTGTGGCCGCATTTCAGCAGAAAATCCACGGCACGGTGCTGGAGGTGAACTTGGACGCGCTGGTGCACAATCTCAACTTCTACCGCAGCCGCCTGCAGCCGGGCACCAAGCTCATGGTGATGGTGAAGGCATTTGCCTACGGCAGCGGTTCCTATGAAGTAGCCAACCTGCTGCAGTTTCACCGCGCCGATTACCTGGCCGTGGCCTACGCCGACGAAGGCGTGGAGCTGCGCCAGCAGGGCATCAGCCTGCCTTTGATGGTGATGAACCCCTCGCCCGACTCGTTGCAGAAGTTGCGCCAGTGCCACCTGGAACCCGAAATATTCTCCTTCGAAATGCTGCGGGAGTACGTGCGGGCCGCCCGGGAGCACCCGCTGCCGCCCATTCACCTCAAGCTCGACACCGGCATGCGCCGCCTGGGCTTCGCCGAAGAAGATATGGACGAGCTGTGTGCCGTGCTGCAGGCCCAGGTTGGCAATGTGCGCGTGGCCAGCCTGCTCACGCACCTAGCCGGCGCCGATGAAGCCCAGCACAACAGCTTTTCGCGCCAGCAACTGGCCGCCTTTGGCCGCATGGCCCCGCGCCTGGAGGCGGCACTGGGCTACCCGGTACTGAAGCACGCGCTCAACTCTGCCGGCATCATCCGCTTCCCCGATAGTCATTTCGACATGGTGCGGCTGGGTATTGGGCTGTATGGGGTGGAGGCTACCGGCCAGCAGCAAGATGCCCTGCACCCGGTTAGTACGCTGCGCACCACCGTGTCGCAGGTGAAAACCCTGGCCCCGGGCCAGACCGTGGGCTACGGCCGACGTGGTCAGGCTACGGAGTACGAGCGGCGCATTGCTACCCTGGCCATTGGCTACGCCGACGGCTACGACCGGCGCTTCGGCAACGGGGGAGGCGAAGTGGTTATTCGCGGACAGCGTGCGCCCATCGTGGGCAACGTGTGCATGGATATGTGCATGGCCGACGTTACGGGAATTGCGGGCGTGCAAGCCGGCGACGTAGCCGAGGTGTTCGGCCCCGGCATCACGCTTTCGGAGCTGGCCGCGCGCATCGGCACCATTCCCTACGAGTTGCTCACCAACGTCAGCGCCCGGGTAAAGCGCGTGTTTGTGGCGGAGTGA
- a CDS encoding EamA family transporter — translation MSRHHSAALLAFLIWGFFPIPLKALASYPSGQILLFRVLVSLGLLLVVNLLLRRAAVRGLVAQLRQASRPERRRVLALAVVGGLLLVGNWLLFIYTINQVSVQAGSFAYLICPILTALLGFAVLHEQLHRGQWLAISLSAGSCTLLGMGDFRSLGLSVVVALTYAFYLISQRLLRDYDKLILLMLQLVLAAIILVPLAGLLGASLPQGLHDAYLLRMTVVLSVCFTIIPLFLNLYALSALPSGTVGILMYVNPLVSFVLAFLYFHEAATLTQAVAYTVILASVVLYNLPRR, via the coding sequence TTGTCTCGTCATCATTCCGCCGCACTGCTGGCGTTTCTTATCTGGGGCTTTTTCCCGATTCCGCTGAAAGCCCTGGCTTCTTACCCCAGCGGGCAGATTCTATTATTTCGGGTGCTGGTGTCGCTCGGGCTGCTACTGGTTGTGAACCTGCTTTTGCGGCGGGCCGCCGTGCGCGGGCTGGTAGCACAGTTACGGCAGGCTTCGCGCCCGGAGCGGCGGCGCGTGCTGGCCCTGGCTGTGGTCGGGGGCCTGCTGCTGGTGGGCAACTGGCTCTTGTTTATTTACACCATCAACCAGGTGAGCGTGCAGGCAGGCTCGTTTGCTTACCTCATCTGCCCTATTCTCACGGCACTGCTGGGGTTTGCGGTGCTGCACGAGCAACTGCACCGCGGGCAGTGGCTGGCCATCAGCCTGAGCGCGGGCAGCTGCACCCTGCTGGGTATGGGCGACTTCCGCTCCTTGGGCCTCAGTGTGGTAGTAGCCCTCACCTACGCCTTTTACCTGATTTCCCAGCGCCTGCTGCGCGACTACGACAAGCTGATTCTGCTGATGCTGCAGCTGGTGCTGGCAGCCATTATCCTGGTGCCATTGGCGGGCCTGCTGGGCGCCAGCCTCCCACAAGGCCTGCACGATGCTTACCTGCTGCGCATGACGGTGGTGCTGAGCGTGTGCTTCACCATCATTCCGCTGTTTCTCAATCTTTACGCCCTCAGCGCGCTGCCCTCGGGCACAGTAGGCATCCTTATGTATGTGAACCCGCTGGTGAGCTTTGTGCTGGCCTTCCTGTATTTCCACGAGGCCGCTACCCTCACCCAAGCCGTAGCCTACACCGTCATTCTGGCCTCGGTAGTGCTCTATAACCTGCCGCGGCGTTAG
- a CDS encoding DUF5686 and carboxypeptidase regulatory-like domain-containing protein, which yields MTFAAHAGVVRGRVSGPDKAPLAFANVAVRGTTQSTATNEQGQYQFRLEAGSYELVFQYVGFRPQFTTVRVAGGDTATTLDVTLLPESYQLKEVLVRAKDRDPAYALVQHAIEWRRYHRAEVAGFSARTYLKGLVRLLDVPAKILGIIKTDPSLKPGVIYLSESVSELTFRQPNVVRERMIASRVSGNSRGFSFNRASGRSFNFYDNLLQSGFSERGFVSPIAQNAMLFYRYELVGTTEQNGRQIHKIKVSPRHRNDPAFSGYIYLNDGDWHLHSLDLSLGQNAGIEYVESIRIEQQFMPAPSRPDVWVLQSQKLSMTGQGMGFKGSGSFNAVFSNYRVQAIYPARPTEKAEAVAAAKPDAPITRETVAEVKKQRPSLPNLKRRVREQVKAVEAQPEAVAGVEPLGKGEVLRIEKGANERDSTFWNEVRPIPLTAEERKDYHVKDSAEVIKRSRPYQDSLDRKRNQLSPAQVLLTGYNYSNSFRRRTIYVSSIFNGLLYNTVEGVTLNLEATYTQRYEDRRSYSLTPALRYGFGARLFSPSLAGGYTFRPLSFTRVGFMVGRTIEDFDPATQLTPFINTSYTLLRNRNYAKYYQRDGGEINFRHELVNGLMLRTALGYADRRELQNHSNKVVIDVPGRAFTPNVPVNEELPDPSFGRNQSLTAFAELTWQPGQEYMTRPDGKFNMGSKYPRLRAAWRQGISGVLGSDVRYTRLEAGVRKDLELGLLGQMHLDGTVGGFLGNPRLSFMDYRHFSGNLTGFAANFDQFQLLDYYRFSTRQRYLEAHVNHHFNGFFLNKIPLLRRLKWQEVASFNYLSTPAVGHYVELGAGIEHIFKVFRVDVYTGLRSGQQLSTGIRVGAGF from the coding sequence ATGACTTTTGCGGCGCATGCCGGCGTGGTGCGCGGGCGGGTAAGCGGCCCCGATAAAGCGCCGCTGGCCTTTGCCAATGTGGCCGTGCGCGGCACCACCCAAAGCACCGCCACCAACGAGCAGGGCCAGTACCAGTTTCGCCTGGAGGCGGGCTCCTACGAACTGGTGTTCCAATATGTGGGCTTCCGGCCGCAGTTTACCACCGTGCGCGTAGCCGGCGGCGACACGGCCACCACCCTCGACGTGACGCTGCTGCCCGAAAGCTACCAGCTCAAGGAAGTGCTGGTGCGCGCCAAGGACCGCGACCCGGCCTACGCCCTGGTACAGCACGCCATTGAGTGGCGCCGCTACCACCGCGCCGAGGTAGCCGGCTTCAGCGCCCGCACCTACCTCAAAGGACTGGTGCGCCTGCTCGATGTGCCGGCCAAGATCCTGGGCATCATCAAAACTGACCCCAGCCTGAAGCCGGGCGTTATTTACTTGTCGGAATCGGTATCAGAGCTGACGTTCCGGCAACCCAACGTGGTGCGGGAGCGAATGATTGCCTCCCGGGTGAGCGGCAACAGCCGGGGTTTCAGCTTCAACCGGGCCTCGGGCCGCAGCTTCAATTTCTACGACAATCTGCTGCAGTCGGGGTTTTCGGAGCGGGGCTTTGTGTCGCCCATTGCCCAGAACGCCATGCTGTTCTACCGCTACGAGCTGGTGGGCACCACCGAGCAGAACGGCCGCCAGATCCATAAAATCAAAGTGAGCCCGCGCCACCGCAACGACCCGGCCTTTTCGGGCTACATCTACCTCAACGACGGCGACTGGCACCTGCACAGCCTTGATCTGAGTCTGGGCCAGAACGCCGGTATCGAGTACGTGGAGTCCATCCGCATTGAGCAGCAGTTTATGCCTGCCCCCAGCCGCCCTGACGTGTGGGTGCTGCAGTCGCAGAAGCTGAGTATGACCGGGCAGGGCATGGGCTTTAAAGGCAGCGGCTCCTTCAATGCCGTGTTCAGCAACTACCGCGTGCAGGCCATCTACCCAGCCCGGCCCACCGAGAAGGCAGAAGCCGTGGCCGCCGCCAAACCCGATGCCCCGATAACCCGCGAAACCGTGGCCGAGGTGAAAAAGCAGCGGCCCAGCCTGCCCAATCTCAAGCGCCGGGTGCGGGAGCAAGTGAAAGCGGTGGAGGCTCAGCCCGAAGCCGTGGCCGGGGTGGAGCCCCTGGGCAAAGGCGAAGTCCTGCGCATCGAGAAGGGAGCAAATGAGCGGGACTCCACATTCTGGAACGAGGTGCGGCCTATTCCGCTTACGGCTGAGGAGCGCAAGGACTACCACGTGAAGGACAGCGCCGAGGTCATCAAACGTTCCCGGCCCTACCAGGACTCCCTGGACCGCAAGCGCAACCAACTAAGTCCGGCGCAGGTGCTGCTCACAGGGTACAACTACTCCAACTCGTTCCGCCGCCGCACCATCTACGTTTCTTCCATCTTCAACGGGCTGCTTTACAACACGGTGGAAGGCGTGACGCTGAACCTGGAGGCTACCTATACCCAGCGCTATGAAGACCGGCGCAGCTACTCGCTCACGCCGGCTTTGCGCTATGGGTTTGGGGCTCGTCTGTTCAGCCCCAGCCTGGCCGGGGGCTACACGTTCCGGCCGCTGTCATTCACGCGGGTGGGCTTTATGGTGGGCCGCACCATCGAGGACTTCGACCCCGCCACCCAGCTCACGCCCTTCATCAACACCAGCTACACGCTGCTGCGCAACCGCAACTACGCCAAGTACTACCAGCGCGACGGGGGAGAAATCAACTTCCGGCACGAGTTGGTAAATGGCCTGATGCTGCGCACCGCCCTGGGCTACGCCGACCGCCGTGAGCTGCAAAACCACAGCAACAAAGTAGTCATCGACGTGCCCGGCCGCGCCTTCACGCCCAACGTGCCCGTGAACGAAGAGCTGCCCGATCCTTCATTTGGCCGCAACCAGTCGCTCACCGCCTTCGCGGAGCTGACTTGGCAGCCCGGCCAGGAGTACATGACCCGGCCCGATGGCAAGTTCAACATGGGCTCGAAATACCCCAGGCTGCGTGCGGCCTGGCGGCAGGGCATAAGCGGCGTGCTGGGCTCCGACGTGCGCTACACCCGCCTGGAGGCCGGCGTGCGCAAGGACCTGGAGCTGGGCCTCCTGGGCCAAATGCACCTCGATGGTACCGTGGGCGGCTTCTTGGGCAACCCGCGCCTGTCGTTTATGGACTACCGCCACTTTTCGGGCAACCTCACCGGATTTGCCGCCAACTTCGACCAGTTTCAGCTGCTGGACTACTACCGCTTCAGCACCCGGCAGCGCTACCTGGAAGCCCACGTCAACCACCACTTCAACGGGTTTTTCCTCAATAAAATCCCGCTGCTGCGCCGCCTTAAGTGGCAGGAAGTAGCTTCTTTCAACTACCTCAGCACGCCCGCCGTGGGCCACTACGTAGAGCTGGGTGCCGGTATCGAGCACATCTTCAAGGTATTCCGGGTAGATGTGTACACCGGCCTGCGTTCCGGCCAGCAGCTTAGCACCGGCATCCGCGTCGGGGCAGGGTTTTAA
- a CDS encoding regulatory protein RecX, producing the protein MQQRPTKTYTPAEALQKIASFCTYQERNQREVAEKLRSYGLDEDEAGEIIIRLSREKLLDEERYAKSFVRGKYRQKKWGRRRIQQELKQKGISDYCIKAGMKEIDGDEYYQNLTTLLEKKDAQEKERHPAKRRQKLTQFLTLKGYEQDLIRMALEDLGKPSEDEEED; encoded by the coding sequence ATGCAACAACGCCCTACCAAAACCTACACGCCTGCCGAAGCCCTGCAGAAAATAGCTTCTTTCTGCACCTATCAGGAACGCAACCAGCGGGAAGTGGCCGAAAAGCTGCGCAGCTACGGGCTCGATGAGGACGAAGCCGGTGAAATCATCATCCGCCTCAGCCGGGAAAAGCTGCTGGACGAGGAGCGCTACGCCAAGAGCTTTGTGCGGGGCAAATACCGGCAGAAGAAGTGGGGCCGCCGCCGCATTCAGCAGGAGCTGAAGCAGAAAGGTATATCCGACTACTGCATCAAAGCCGGTATGAAGGAAATCGACGGCGACGAGTACTACCAGAACCTGACCACCCTCCTGGAAAAGAAGGACGCTCAGGAAAAGGAGCGTCACCCGGCCAAGCGCCGCCAGAAGCTTACCCAGTTCCTCACCCTGAAAGGCTACGAGCAGGACCTCATCCGCATGGCCCTGGAAGACCTGGGCAAGCCATCCGAAGACGAGGAAGAAGATTAA
- a CDS encoding GNAT family N-acetyltransferase yields the protein MTAAPTFLPGLTQLPTLTTRRLRLCWLTPADVPALFTIFSDPAVMRYWSREAFTSPTEAAELQTQIETLFRERSLFQWGLTRLTDDEVIGTATLYGLHTQHRHAGVGYALGSAHWGQGYASEALAALLEFAFTELSLHRLEADVDPRNTASRRCLEKQGFREEGLQRERYFLYNEWQDAQLFGLLRSKYQTSLPG from the coding sequence ATGACTGCTGCTCCTACGTTCCTGCCTGGCCTCACCCAGCTGCCCACGCTCACCACCCGCCGGCTGCGGCTGTGCTGGCTCACCCCGGCCGATGTGCCGGCCTTGTTTACCATTTTCTCTGACCCTGCCGTGATGCGCTACTGGAGCCGGGAGGCGTTTACGAGCCCCACCGAAGCCGCTGAGCTGCAAACCCAGATCGAAACCTTGTTTCGGGAGCGGAGCCTGTTCCAGTGGGGCCTCACCCGCCTCACCGACGACGAGGTGATTGGCACCGCCACCCTGTATGGCCTTCACACCCAACACCGGCACGCGGGCGTGGGCTATGCCTTGGGCTCAGCGCACTGGGGGCAGGGTTATGCTTCCGAAGCCCTGGCCGCCCTGCTGGAATTTGCCTTTACAGAGCTCAGTCTGCACCGCCTCGAAGCCGACGTGGACCCGCGCAACACGGCTTCCCGCCGATGCCTCGAAAAGCAGGGCTTCCGGGAAGAAGGCCTCCAGCGCGAGCGGTATTTTCTTTACAATGAATGGCAGGATGCCCAACTCTTCGGCCTGCTTCGCTCCAAGTACCAGACTAGCTTGCCGGGGTAA
- a CDS encoding DUF4230 domain-containing protein, whose translation MPLARLLRRLLPLAFLVALGWFLWKKVQPMLADFDPLRSEPRVTVTHNTVLQKVESLGRLELVRYHFKDVVEYKKSTYRFLPDAKVALIVAGDAVGCLDLRKVRPQDVVFEGDSVVRVALPPAELCTWQIDHKNSKVYSVENGFFQDAALVDAGYKYAEQNVRRAALQSGILAQTNQNAELILRPMLETMTGRRVVLTRQLAAPVRPRLQ comes from the coding sequence ATGCCCCTTGCCCGTCTTCTGCGCCGCCTGTTGCCCCTGGCTTTTCTGGTGGCACTGGGCTGGTTTCTCTGGAAAAAAGTACAGCCTATGCTGGCTGATTTCGACCCGCTCCGCTCCGAGCCCCGCGTGACTGTGACGCACAACACGGTGCTGCAGAAAGTGGAGAGCCTGGGGCGGCTGGAGTTGGTGCGCTACCACTTCAAAGATGTGGTGGAGTACAAGAAAAGCACGTACCGCTTCTTGCCCGATGCCAAAGTGGCCCTCATCGTGGCCGGCGACGCTGTCGGCTGCCTCGACCTGCGCAAGGTGCGCCCTCAGGATGTAGTTTTCGAAGGCGACTCGGTGGTGCGCGTGGCCCTGCCCCCGGCCGAGCTCTGCACCTGGCAGATTGACCACAAGAACAGCAAGGTTTACAGCGTCGAGAACGGTTTTTTTCAGGATGCCGCGCTGGTGGATGCCGGCTATAAGTACGCCGAGCAGAACGTACGCCGCGCCGCCCTGCAGTCAGGTATCCTGGCCCAGACCAACCAGAACGCCGAGCTGATTCTACGGCCCATGCTCGAAACCATGACCGGCCGCCGCGTAGTACTTACGCGCCAGCTGGCGGCTCCGGTCCGGCCCCGGTTGCAATAG
- a CDS encoding pyridoxal-phosphate dependent enzyme yields the protein MLMPPAAPLLLQPLDEPAAAARGIRLLLLRDDLTHPELPGNKWRKLKYNLQAAREQGHNTLLTFGGAYSNHIAAVAAAGRLTGLQTIGIIRGEELAHRPLNTTLARAQADGMQLRFVSREAYQRRHEPAWITELQHDFGPAYVLPEGGSNALALPGCAELLTELRTHTSFDYVAVACGTGGTLAGLITGLLPPETAVGIAALREGELLRAEVQRLLGTESTSSNWALHSGFHHGGYARFSAELLDFIRQFQARHGVLLDPIYTGKLLWGVLQLLEQDYFRPGSTVAVVHTGGLQGWAGFRQRFGNRSAWWPTEAAG from the coding sequence ATGCTGATGCCTCCTGCTGCGCCCTTGCTGCTCCAGCCCCTGGACGAACCGGCGGCGGCCGCTCGCGGCATCCGCCTGCTGCTGCTCCGCGACGACCTGACGCACCCGGAGCTGCCCGGCAACAAGTGGCGCAAGCTCAAGTACAACCTGCAGGCTGCCCGGGAGCAGGGGCACAATACCCTCCTGACCTTCGGGGGCGCGTACTCCAACCATATTGCGGCCGTGGCCGCCGCCGGGCGCCTTACCGGCCTGCAAACCATCGGCATCATCCGGGGAGAAGAGCTGGCGCACCGGCCGCTTAATACAACTTTGGCTCGTGCCCAGGCCGATGGAATGCAGCTGCGCTTCGTGAGCCGGGAAGCCTACCAGCGTCGCCATGAGCCGGCTTGGATAACTGAGTTGCAGCATGACTTCGGCCCGGCCTACGTATTGCCCGAGGGGGGCTCCAATGCGCTGGCCTTGCCGGGCTGCGCCGAGCTGCTCACCGAGCTGCGCACGCACACGTCCTTCGACTACGTGGCCGTGGCCTGCGGCACGGGTGGTACGCTGGCCGGGCTGATAACCGGGCTGCTGCCGCCCGAAACAGCTGTGGGCATAGCCGCTCTGCGTGAAGGGGAGCTGCTGCGGGCAGAGGTGCAGCGGTTGCTTGGAACTGAATCAACCTCGTCAAACTGGGCCCTGCACTCCGGGTTTCACCACGGCGGCTACGCCCGCTTTTCGGCCGAGCTGCTCGACTTCATCCGGCAGTTTCAGGCGCGGCATGGGGTGCTGCTTGACCCCATCTATACCGGCAAGCTGCTGTGGGGCGTGTTGCAACTGCTGGAACAGGACTATTTCCGGCCGGGCAGCACCGTAGCAGTCGTACATACAGGAGGCTTACAGGGCTGGGCGGGTTTCCGACAGCGTTTCGGGAACCGCAGCGCGTGGTGGCCCACCGAGGCAGCCGGGTAA